TGATCGCCGTCGTGGTGCTGGTGCTGTTCGGCCGCGGCAAGATTTCCAACCTCATGGGAGAGGTCGGCAAGGGCATCACCGCCTTCAAGAAAGGCGTGAACGAGGGCGGCAAGGAACTCGAGGACGCCAAGGCCGACGAGGCCAAGGACGTGACCCCGGAAGACGAGAAAGACAAGGCGTAAGCCATGTTCGATCTGGGTTGGTCGGAGCTTATGGTCATCGGCATCGTGGCGCTGATCGTCGTCGGGCCGAAGGACCTGCCGATGCTGTTCCGCAATGTGGGCCGCTTCATGGGCAAGGCGCGCGGTTTGGCGCGTGAGTTTTCGCGCGCGATGAACGACGCCGCCGACGAGAGCGGCATGCGCGACGTTGCCAAGACCTTCAAAAGCGCCACGAATCCGGTGGGCTCGGCCTTTGACGGGGTCAAGGATGCGGCGCGCGCGATGACCGATCCGACGCCGGAGCGCAAGGAAACGGGCCTCAAGGAAGACCCCGGCGCGCTCGATGCCGAGCGCTCGGACGCCAAACGCCGGATCGAGGCGAGCGCTGCGCGCTCGGCGGCGGACCGGCAACGGCGCGAAGCGGAGCAGGCGGCGAAACGTGCCGAGGAGGCCGCCACAAAGGCTGCCGAGCTGGAAGAGGCGCTGAAAAAAGACGGTGAGGCATGAGCCAGGCAGAAAATGACGAGATCGAAGACAGCTCGGCCCCGCTGATCGAGCATCTGGCCGAGCTGCGCACGCGGCTCATCCGCTCGGTGATCGCCTTCATCATCGGCATCGTGCTGGCCTT
The window above is part of the Salipiger abyssi genome. Proteins encoded here:
- a CDS encoding twin-arginine translocase TatA/TatE family subunit, whose amino-acid sequence is MLNNIGLPGLLLIAVVVLVLFGRGKISNLMGEVGKGITAFKKGVNEGGKELEDAKADEAKDVTPEDEKDKA
- the tatB gene encoding Sec-independent protein translocase protein TatB, which encodes MFDLGWSELMVIGIVALIVVGPKDLPMLFRNVGRFMGKARGLAREFSRAMNDAADESGMRDVAKTFKSATNPVGSAFDGVKDAARAMTDPTPERKETGLKEDPGALDAERSDAKRRIEASAARSAADRQRREAEQAAKRAEEAATKAAELEEALKKDGEA